From one Cyprinus carpio isolate SPL01 chromosome B3, ASM1834038v1, whole genome shotgun sequence genomic stretch:
- the LOC109061869 gene encoding zinc finger protein 750-like: MDTLQGRKPKKPHYIPRPPGKPFKYQCFQCPFTCNIKSHLFNHMKYNLCKNSISLVSQRMEQTGKTPRASQNNFPFNHKSKEPSLEDEANKPIERIKDKVEQEEMGKGTREKNESPIKVVTKDVPEPIREVRDKNVDMNIGQNKISSAFSPVARTCESEALSQSPHKDDQSSSAIPQFYHQMAPWVPPASTAPLLPLIPDYPSYMVPERPLHSLYTPYSHSQANTPAYQLTPRETQRPLVPSPLVPPSTSLLHPYHYRYGHPIIPGPPLPYSLYQHPELSMSLQRTRYLPLDVYSNRFYPREYGGHLVPLSHPDSYSRLPEDRAFQEHSTVDKGTRQSPLEGCAASGSPDRPSTADLTQRIPVSFRQASHGESLPINRSQHTDPGATIATEILPNKSCGQPQQNILQKKDRNEPQTTASARSSESSSEKEDEETEEEPGPLNLSKKDRAISSNMTHHYPDRELHYDSESSQDEAPLNLCLRVQSNNQALPNTTGSETPEKQTIINAEVSTVVPPREQEIDPCDQRHTAAFALCQLASSKDIVNDSSIGQQETNEGQNSQSLPSPDKSPVNDIPDTPKQSTRALGQKRTNSRPLRHTTKRAKVKEPARTQRKRSQNC, translated from the exons ATGGACACTCTCCAGggaagaaaaccaaaaaaaccccATTACATTCCCCGCCCTCCTGGCAAACCTTTCAAATATCAGTGCTTCCAGTGTCCCTTCACCTGCAACATCAAGTCTCATCTCTTCAACCACATGAAGTATAACCTGTGCAAGAACTCCATCTCTCTGGTGTCTCAGCGCATGGAACAGACTGGGAAAACACCCAGAGCTTCCCAGAATAATTTCCCCTTTAACCACAAGAGTAAAGAGCCTTCCCTAGAAGATGAAGCCAACAAACCAATAGAAAGGATCAAAGACAAGGTTGAACAAGAGGAGATGGGTAAGGGAACAAGAGAAAAGAATGAAAGTCCCATCAAGGTGGTCACTAAAGATGTCCCAGAGCCAATCCGTGAGGTCAGGGACAAAAATGTGGACATGAACATTGGACAGAATAAAATATCTTCAGCATTCTCACCAGTTGCACGAACATGTGAAAGTGAAGCTCTCTCTCAGTCTCCACACAAAGATGATCAATCATCTTCAGCCATTCCTCAGTTTTACCACCAAATGGCACCATGGGTTCCACCTGCTTCCACAGCACCTCTTCTTCCTCTAATACCGGACTATCCCTCATACATGGTACCTGAGAGGCCCTTGCATTCTCTCTACACACCCTACTCACACAGCCAAGCAAACACCCCAGCCTACCAACTCACACCACGAGAGACCCAGAGACCTCTGGTTCCATCACCTTTGGTCCCACCTAGTACTTCCCTTCTCCATCCTTATCACTACAGATATGGCCATCCTATTATCCCTGGTCCACCGCTACCGTACAGCCTCTACCAACACCCTGAATTGTCCATGTCCTTACAGAGAACCAGGTATCTTCCTCTGGATGTGTATAGCAACAGATTTTATCCTCGCGAGTACGGAGGGCATCTAGTACCCCTATCACATCCTGACTCCTACAGTAGACTTCCTGAGGACAGGGCTTTCCAGGAGCACAGTACAGTAGATAAAGGTACTCGCCAGAGTCCTTTAGAAGGGTGTGCCGCCTCCGGGTCTCCAGACAGGCCTAGTACTGCAGATTTAACCCAGCGGATCCCTGTTTCATTTAGACAAGCTTCTCATGGGGAGTCACTCCCAATCAATCGATCACAGCATACTGATCCAGGGGCTACTATAGCAACTGAAATCTTACCCAATAAATCATGTGGACAACCTCAACAgaacattttacaaaagaaagACAG GAATGAACCACAAACCACAGCTTCCGCAAGAAGCAGTGAGAGTTCTTCAGAAAAGGAAGATGAAGAAACTGAGGAGGAGCCAGGTCCTCTTAACCTTTCCAAGAAGGACCGGGCCATATCCAGCAACATGACACACCACTACCCTGACCGAGAGCTCCATTATGATTCAGAAAGTAGTCAGGATGAGGCACCGCTCAACCTCTGCCTCAGGGTACAGTCCAACAACCAAGCCTTGCCCAACACCACAGGCTCTGAAACTCCAGAAAAACAAACCATTATAAATGCTGAGGTATCAACAGTTGTTCCACCCAGAGAACAAGAAATAGACCCATGTGACCAGAGGCACACTGCTGCCTTTGCTTTGTGTCAGCTAGCTAGCTCAAAGGACATTGTCAATGACTCTTCTATTGGCCAACAAGAAACAAATGAGGGCCAGAACAGTCAAAGTCTTCCTTCCCCAGACAAGAGCCCAGTCAATGACATTCCAGACACACCAAAACAGAGCACACGGGCACTTGGACAAAAACGGACAAACAGTAGACCTCTGAGGCACACCACCAAAAGAGCAAAGGTCAAAGAACCTGCTCGAACTCAAAGAAAGAGGTCA